The following coding sequences are from one Streptomyces dengpaensis window:
- a CDS encoding AMP-binding protein — protein MTATTSTTDEFRAARDFLLAHREDYAKAYEGFRWPRPQYFNWALDWFDVIARGNDRTALHIVEEDGERTEISFAEMSERSNRAANWLRAQGVGAEDRILVMLGNQAELWETALAAMKLRAVVIPATPLLGAADLRDRVERGSVRHVLVRAEDAEKFDEVPGGYTCIAVGGSRPGWRSYEEAYAADAAFEPDGPTRSDDPLMLYFTSGTTARPKLVEHTHVSYPVGHLATMYWIGLKPGDVHLNISSPGWAKHAWSNLFAPWNAEATVFLHNYTRFDAGRLMAEMDRAQVTTFCAPPTVWRMLIQADLTQLRTPPREAVAAGEPLNPEVIEQVRRAWGVTIRDGFGQTETAVQVSNSPGQQLKTGSMGRPSPGFRVELLDPVSGVPGAAEGEIALDLSARPVGVMTGYHGDADRTAEAMAGGYYRTGDIGSRDADGYITYVGRADDVFKASDYKISPFELESALLEHEAVAEAAVVPAPDELRLAVPKAYVVLAAGYEPGPDTAKVIFEHSRTVLAPYKRIRRLEFGALPKTVSGKIRRIELREATAAGSDAEYREEDVR, from the coding sequence ATGACGGCGACGACGAGCACCACGGACGAGTTCCGCGCCGCGCGGGACTTCCTGCTGGCGCACCGCGAGGACTACGCGAAGGCCTACGAAGGCTTCCGCTGGCCCCGCCCGCAGTACTTCAACTGGGCACTCGACTGGTTCGACGTCATCGCGCGGGGCAACGACCGCACCGCCCTGCACATCGTCGAGGAGGACGGCGAGCGCACCGAGATCTCCTTCGCCGAGATGTCCGAACGCTCGAACCGGGCGGCCAACTGGCTGCGCGCGCAGGGCGTCGGCGCCGAGGACCGCATCCTCGTCATGCTCGGCAACCAGGCCGAACTGTGGGAGACGGCCCTCGCCGCGATGAAGCTGCGCGCCGTCGTCATCCCGGCCACCCCGCTGCTCGGCGCCGCCGACCTGCGCGACCGCGTCGAGCGCGGCAGCGTCCGGCACGTCCTCGTCCGGGCCGAGGACGCGGAGAAGTTCGACGAGGTGCCGGGCGGCTACACCTGCATCGCGGTCGGCGGCTCCCGGCCCGGATGGCGGTCGTACGAGGAGGCGTACGCCGCCGACGCGGCCTTCGAGCCCGACGGTCCCACCCGGTCGGACGACCCGCTGATGCTCTACTTCACCTCGGGCACCACGGCCCGCCCCAAACTCGTCGAGCACACGCACGTCTCGTATCCGGTCGGCCATCTGGCGACCATGTACTGGATCGGGCTCAAGCCCGGTGACGTGCACCTGAACATCTCCTCGCCCGGCTGGGCCAAGCACGCCTGGTCCAACCTCTTCGCGCCCTGGAACGCGGAGGCGACCGTCTTCCTCCACAACTACACGCGCTTCGACGCGGGCCGGCTGATGGCGGAGATGGACCGGGCGCAGGTCACCACCTTCTGCGCCCCGCCCACCGTGTGGCGCATGCTCATCCAGGCCGATCTGACGCAGCTGCGCACCCCGCCGCGCGAGGCCGTCGCCGCCGGTGAGCCGCTGAACCCCGAGGTCATCGAACAGGTGCGACGTGCCTGGGGCGTCACCATCCGGGACGGCTTCGGACAGACCGAGACGGCCGTGCAGGTCTCCAACAGCCCGGGGCAGCAGCTGAAGACGGGCTCCATGGGCCGGCCCAGCCCTGGCTTCCGCGTCGAGCTCCTCGACCCGGTGTCGGGTGTGCCCGGTGCGGCCGAGGGCGAGATCGCGCTCGACCTGTCGGCGCGGCCGGTGGGCGTGATGACCGGCTACCACGGCGACGCCGACCGCACCGCCGAGGCCATGGCAGGCGGCTACTACCGCACCGGGGACATCGGCTCGCGGGACGCCGACGGATACATCACCTATGTCGGCCGGGCCGATGACGTGTTCAAGGCATCCGACTACAAGATCTCCCCCTTCGAGCTGGAGAGCGCGCTCCTGGAGCACGAGGCGGTGGCCGAGGCGGCCGTCGTGCCGGCGCCGGACGAGCTGAGGCTCGCCGTTCCGAAGGCGTACGTCGTCCTTGCGGCGGGTTACGAGCCGGGCCCCGACACCGCCAAGGTGATCTTCGAGCACTCGCGCACGGTCCTCGCGCCGTACAAGCGCATCCGGCGCCTGGAGTTCGGCGCACTCCCCAAGACCGTCTCCGGCAAGATCCGCCGGATCGAGCTGCGCGAGGCCACGGCCGCGGGCTCGGACGCCGAGTACCGCGAGGAGGACGTCCGGTGA
- a CDS encoding helix-turn-helix transcriptional regulator: MAADAAEAVEMRGALVRLRRATGLPVAFGGLVEPASRQVRISELSGTATAALSELAVSSGNGLGGKAVALARPCAVTDYSASRQISHEYDVAVATEGLFSVLAVPVVVRRRVRGVLYGALRTARPLGDRTLGAAVAAARDVEQALAVRDEARDLLAASRAREPDPAVGSAAWEEVREAHGALRALAPRIADPALRAELLSVCGRLAGASPVRGPLHVDLAPREVDVLACVAGGATNAVAARRLGIRPETVKGYLRSAMRKLGAHTRLEAVVAARRAGLLP, encoded by the coding sequence GTGGCAGCAGACGCAGCCGAGGCGGTGGAGATGCGTGGTGCGCTGGTGCGGCTGCGCCGCGCGACGGGGCTGCCGGTCGCCTTCGGCGGCCTGGTCGAGCCCGCGAGCAGGCAGGTGCGCATCAGCGAGCTCAGCGGTACGGCGACGGCCGCACTCAGCGAGCTCGCGGTGTCCTCGGGCAACGGCCTGGGCGGCAAGGCGGTGGCGCTCGCCCGGCCGTGCGCCGTGACCGACTACTCGGCCTCACGGCAGATCAGCCACGAGTACGACGTGGCGGTCGCCACCGAGGGGCTGTTCTCCGTGCTCGCGGTCCCCGTCGTCGTACGCCGCCGGGTGCGCGGCGTGCTGTACGGCGCCCTGCGGACGGCCCGGCCCCTGGGCGACCGCACGCTCGGCGCGGCCGTCGCGGCGGCCCGGGACGTGGAACAGGCCCTGGCCGTACGGGACGAGGCGCGGGACCTGCTGGCCGCCTCGCGCGCGCGGGAGCCCGACCCGGCGGTGGGCAGCGCGGCGTGGGAGGAGGTGCGCGAGGCGCACGGGGCGCTGCGGGCGCTGGCACCGCGGATCGCCGACCCTGCGCTGAGGGCCGAACTCCTCTCCGTGTGCGGGCGCTTGGCGGGTGCCTCACCGGTACGGGGGCCGCTGCACGTGGACCTCGCACCGCGCGAGGTGGACGTGCTCGCGTGTGTGGCCGGCGGCGCGACCAACGCGGTGGCCGCGCGGCGACTGGGCATCCGTCCCGAGACCGTGAAGGGATACCTCCGGTCGGCGATGCGCAAGCTCGGTGCCCACACCCGTCTGGAGGCGGTCGTCGCGGCGCGCCGGGCCGGGCTGCTGCCGTAG